TGTAAATAACATTATTAATTCTTTTAAGCTATATACCTATTTTTTCCTTTTTTACACCAATTTTTTTAAGATTTATATTTAATTTTTCTAATATAGAAAGGACTAGGTCTATGAAAGCTACAAAAATTATCAGGGATGTCATTCATTCAGATATTGTTTTTGACCAAAGATTTATGAAGATAATTGACACTAAGGAATTTCAAAGACTTAACAGAATAAAACAGCTCAGCTGCGAATATATGGTATTTCCAACAGCTACGCATACAAGAATGGCTCACAGCCTAGGAACCTATTATGTAATGGGAAAGCTGATTGAACATTTTAGCGCACTGCTCTTAGAAATGGGCTACGAAGTAAAAAATGAGGATAAGGATTTGGCTTTATGCGCTGCCTTGCTTCACGATATAGGACATGGGCCATTTTCTCACACCTTTGAAAAAATCTTTATGATGAAATCTCATGAGGACTGGGCAGTTAGCATATTAAAAAACACTGAAACTGAAATAAATAGTGTTATACTGAAGGAGTTTGGAGAAGATTTTTTGATAAGGCTTACAGAAATTATATCCAAAGCATATAAGCATCAAGATGAAAATGGGATATTTTTTATTATCTCCACTCTTGTTAGCTCTCAAGTAGATGCAGACAGGATGGATTATTTATTAAGAGACGCTTACTTTACAAGTGTAACCACTGGAAACTACGATTTTAAAAGACTTATAAGAGCTTTTGGAGTTGAAAAAAATTCTAAGGGCGAACTTATAATTTTTATACATCAAAAATTTATAGCAACCTTAGAAGAATATATATTAGCGAGATACTACATGCACAAAGAAGTGTATCAGCATTCAGTAAAGCGTCAAATGGAAGGGATATTGCAAAAAATATTTGAAAGAGCTAAGCAGCTTTATACTTCTGACAATGATATAGAAATAGCTAGTATCATAGAAAAACTATTCAGAAATGAAAAGCTCTTAGTTGAGGATTACTTAAAGCTGGATGATACGACCTTGCTATATCACGTATCCCTATGGCAGGAGAACAAGGATGAAATCCTATCTAGGCTGTGCAAATCATTTATTGAGAGAAAGAAGTTCAAAAAGTACACTTTTTCTCAAGAGAGCCATATGCAAATAACTAAATTTAAAGAAAAGATTAATGAGCTTTTACTTGAAAATAATAAGCCTCCAATTGAAGATTATTCCAAAGAGTATTTTTATATAGAAGACGATAGAGATTTAAAGCTATATGTAAATACTAAGGAGAATATTTGGATAAAAAGAAAAGATAATAAGCTTCTGGATTTATCTGAGGTTTCTATCATTATCAACGAAAGCAGTATATCAAATAA
This is a stretch of genomic DNA from Acetoanaerobium sticklandii. It encodes these proteins:
- a CDS encoding HD domain-containing protein, producing the protein MKATKIIRDVIHSDIVFDQRFMKIIDTKEFQRLNRIKQLSCEYMVFPTATHTRMAHSLGTYYVMGKLIEHFSALLLEMGYEVKNEDKDLALCAALLHDIGHGPFSHTFEKIFMMKSHEDWAVSILKNTETEINSVILKEFGEDFLIRLTEIISKAYKHQDENGIFFIISTLVSSQVDADRMDYLLRDAYFTSVTTGNYDFKRLIRAFGVEKNSKGELIIFIHQKFIATLEEYILARYYMHKEVYQHSVKRQMEGILQKIFERAKQLYTSDNDIEIASIIEKLFRNEKLLVEDYLKLDDTTLLYHVSLWQENKDEILSRLCKSFIERKKFKKYTFSQESHMQITKFKEKINELLLENNKPPIEDYSKEYFYIEDDRDLKLYVNTKENIWIKRKDNKLLDLSEVSIIINESSISNKSECTKRVYISPEIFNLRFGLEVDLIEKLGTW